The nucleotide window CAATTTGAATAAGGTCATAATTATAGTAGAATGATTATATGGTAAGGAAAATAATTCTAAGTAAATGACTCAATAGAAAGACCTGTATATGAAAAATCCTTCCCAtaataaataattgtttgaactCATTTTATTAAAAGAAACACAATAGCTATTATGTGGCTTGCGATGTTTGTACAGAAAGAATCAAGCAACACATAAACATTGTACATGCAACCCAGATCAAGCAAGATGAAACCAAATTACAACAAACACAAGTATTTAATATGAAGCGTAGAGGGAAATCATAACACATTAGCAAGGTATCGGAAACAAAACCCAAATCATCAAATCTCGAGATAAATTGAATTGCAAGAGACAAAGGCAAAAGTGAAATTATagtgataataatgataaataccTGAATAATGTTtgctaaattatatattttattagtttTGAATAATtagaaaaacttaaaaaaaaaaaaaaaacttcatacTGCACCCAGGTTAGCAAACTCACCTTATATATCCAATATAGGAGTTAAAATGTTAAGTGCAACAATTTAATGTAAAGACATtaattttgtaaaaataaaaaataaagacatcaataaaaaatatattagatacTTATTATTaccaattaaatttattattaaaatatatatgtacATTTAATGACATTTAGTTAATATATTTAaggtaatttttttaataaaaatttaaataacaatGTTAAAAAAATCAGTAAGTTTTACTTCAGTGATATTAGAGTTATTTTTAAAGTTATAAAGTCTTAAGTTTGAGTCCTAATCGAAGCCAATTATACTTAAAAAAATATCATATAAACTCTTAACATTAATTTTTATCAAGTAATACGTTGTTCCAACAAATTAATTTAAGAAATATTTGTTATTGTTGTGAAATAATAAGTCATAAAAGTCAAGAATAAGCTCTTTCGACATTGAAATATGAaatccataaaaataaaattagtcaAATAATTCATATGCCTATCATGATCTTCATGTTGTGTAATGAGATCATGCATAAAGAATAATACTAATAAAGTTTTTCAGAACATGCTTGATCTACAAAGATACAAGATGACTATTGTACAGTGAATTCATAAAACATTATGAATTAAACAAGTATAGTTGATTATGGTCCTAACAAAAAGTAAGGCAAGTAACACGTTGTGTAAAAGCAGTGAATCCAATAGAGGGTGAGAAGTACTATTTATATTTCAATTAAGCCACATAAAAGGTTCAAAATCATTTGATGACCTACTAAAAATAAAGGTGTCCAATGCTCAACATTTAAAGAAAATTTGGGAGGAATGTAATATATGCGAAAATAACGGTAAGACAATATATTAAGAAGAAAGTATTTTTATTCAGGATATCGCTATTGCCCATAGAAAATGAATGATATACATTCCATTTCAAAAGGAAGCAATTTCCAATTCGTTTATACTTTACAATGACAATGAATGATACATAAGGGCAAACAATATCAAATGTTAGTATATATTTGTCAAAAGATGTTTTCTCCCATTGACAATATGTATGTAATAGTAGTACTATCAAGAGGAGTATCGATATTAACTATGAACATtcttattcaagtcaaaatgaaatgaaaaaagaaaagaaaggaacatATATAAAGATTATTATCtattgtaacatccctaatttcaaataatatatatatattttttattctaaccctggtattgtggacttcgcgtatgtactttcatttcgtggaaatTTGATCGTCGTCCGGATCTGCAATTTCGAGCCGAGCAAATAAGCTGCTGGAACCATTTCAGAAtcgggtcaagattataggctactccaccattttcagacgttctggacgcattccagttgtcagatttggcataggtaaactcgaactctatattactcaatttttaccttgtactgggttagaataaaatttataaaatattcgtgaatgataagaaaattacgattcctattgcaatagccttataatattgttaaggaccgcagggcaggtttataaaatttttaaagttagtttggatagtttttgaaaaatattagttttgaaattttataattgagttgtctaaTATTGtaattattgcttggtttggagggcccaggagggaccatataatgatgatgagatatgggttgagtttagaagtattatttgaactattttgcaggttgggtaggttctaggttttcagcacaacttagggtgtctttggtcttttctaaacttgtattgagtcaaatatattaaataattgcaatgaaattgtcaggtgaaccgggacaaccttcctcctccacccagccgccgcagtgacctcggttcaagtttgtgagtaaaatattaattttaattataatttcgatattattatatgttcaagcatgcctatgcatcacttataaatatgtatctatgtagttaaacactatgcacgttttatattgcattcataatagttgaagtgtcatggatgttgtttgtggtaatttggagcgcgcgtgtggtatggtattggatatggacaggacaggtagacacagcttgagagacactcgctgggacccagtcctttgggctagacacagcttgagagacactcgctgggaccctgcatttggtttattaagcgaaagtctggcttgagagtcACTCactagcagaggttggattaagagagtatagggatcaactcccatatatgtattgcttgacagtgttagGTGTataagtgctccaaattgcctttttgctgttatgatatgaaaattatggcgatgttgcatttcactacacatggtgtattagctttagatagttatagagattatgattaaaattggtattttactctctgagttgaacgctcactcatattcatctattttttcaggctacaggaggattatttgttatGGCTAACCTGATTTTCTTCTTcacaggtccattaatagtatttaataaattttgtacaattgagttaaattttagactccgcatgtgttaaaagcacttatttttattttgggcctgtattataaaagttatgttggacctgtaaaattgttaactgtatgcatgatgagaTTGAATAaaggagctgagctcctatttgagttatgacattttgattatgtggagggtgagttgaactccctaatttattatatattgtgtttacaagtcgggcgagtcaaaaacttcccgttgaatggtctattttatagttggactctgtccggttgaattcttgaaattgggtccaAATGGACCTTATAATTGGGTTGAGAAATATTTAGGCTTACTACGAACATCAAGGGTTTTAaagtgccgatccggcccataggttggatcgtgacaTCTATAAAGAGGTCTTACTCTTATCAAGATAATAGAAGaacaaaatttatattcaaatatatttaaaatattcaatatttatattaaaataatatttgaacACTACAGAAAACTTGTATTTTAAAGTCAATTGATTTACAATAACAATATTATAAAAGAAACTAAAAAATGCTATAAAATTCAATGTGATGTTACATTATTTTATAatgttaattttatatatatatatatatatatatatatatatatatatatatatatatatatatatatatatatatatatatatatatatatatatataatgagttTAAATAACATGCAACGCACGATTAGATAAAAaaactaatattattaaatttacaaaCCAAATATTGAAAATATTTCACTAGATTTGTTTGAGAATGCAGATTAGTCGAGATGCGTGTAAGGTTAGCCCAAAGAACATCTAactataaatgaaaaaaaatatataataattgtctaattattttttaaaaaaataactaacaagaaaaaaaaaactttataataTAGATTTTGGGGTTAACAACTATTTATTATCCAAATAAATGAAATCTAACCATTAGAGGATGAATAGTTATTAGCTACTctaataaatcaaattaaacgtctttataattttaataattattaataaatttttatttttcaattatttttcataattactttattttcatttttatttatattttattatttttattggatTATGCTTTCATCAAAATTAAAAGTCATTCTatctaatattaataaattatttatttaattaagaaaaaattactatttaatcatTAAATTTCAATCGACATTACAACTTGGCTCTTCTATTTTGAAAAttgaatgatttaatttttatatttgataattgttgtaattattagaatttttttattttttattatctttatttttatcaaattaatttatttgataaCCAATTTTGATTAAAGGAGAATATAAGTGAGTAATTAAatcgtttaatttttaaaatataagaattaaatcataatatcagtcaaatctcaaaaattaaatagcaaaatttTCTTAATTGAATAGATAATGtatttatctttttatttaaattaatgataatattagataaaaaaatttctgataaaaaaaattaaaaatataaataaaaaattaaattatttaattttcaacatatttaaaattaaattagaacATCATTAAAATTCAAACACTAAATACTACATTTTCCATAAATTTATACACTAAATATTTTCCTTGGAATTAGACATGACAAGAAAATGCGTTAAAAAGTGAAGGAGAAACGCGGACCAAGTCCTTCAACAGTAGACTCGCTCATATCATCTTACGTGGCAACGTAAAGTGGAAAGAGAAGAACCGAATTTGCTTATCTGACGAGGGATGCACGTTGGGAGGGATCATGGTCGTCGATCTTCTCACTTCTCACCATTGAGCTGTAACTGTCGTGCTTACAAGTGGGTTTGAATATAAAATAACGAATTAGCAGGGCACAAATTAtattataaacaaataatatatatattttaaaaaaaaaaaagctgaatctcagaagaaaatatttttaaaggaaaataaaaaagctAAAGCAGAGGAGTCGGGCTGTAAACTTGGACGTTAATGCACAAGCATAAGCGACAATCCTGCTAGATCGGTtccaaaggagttgaatttgaacaCTAAATTACaattaattgtaaattatttaatttgttaATTACTTTTTTACCCAGTAATCACCTTCCCCACTTTAGGAAGTTGTCCAGGGGCCAAGGACATGGTGTATGGTATTGGTAATTTGGCATGGACGAAATTGGGAATAACATAATGAGTTGGACCCACTCACGAGTTGGTTTGAACTGCGAATCAGATTAAGATTATTCTAGATCAAACTCAAAATCGAATTAAATCAATAATTCTAGTTCATGAACCAGCTCAGAATTGAGGTTAGTGAGATCGATTCCGGCCTCCCTTCTCAAACCTAAACAAAAATTGGCCCTATACAAAAttttttaatcatattaattccctttaatttttttacattaaaaattaaataaatatcttataaaacttataatttacaATGTATGAAATATTAATATTgtagtttttaaaattttcaaaccgAAATCAAACTATAATAATATCCaaacattttaaataaaaaattgttatatttataaatcaatattattttgaatcaaaattaatttaaatggtAAAATCGATTGAATTGAATTTTAAAGACAACGAATTGTTATATATACAatagttattttattattaattattaattatgataaatttcattataattataattaactatCAGAATATATTTATTGTACATATAACAATTATATTGAATagattctttaatttttttttttataaaaaatgataGCTCTCTAGGTATGACGGTAATAGTTCCCTTAAGCCTGAGACCCGGAGTCACCAGTTAACGTTCTCGATTTAATCCAATCTTTTAAGAAATAACTTATCACCAAATTCGAGGTGACACCCAATGAGGTGATCTATTGGACGATCCATTGTCGCTTCTCATTGTACTCCTAAGTAGAGATAATATTTAGTTAGTAATGGAGTCGAATCGGTGTGAGACAAGATAATCTCATCAGGTTAACTGCTAGACTATCACGCTCAGTGGCAAATAGATTCTTTGATTGGGCGGCAAATGAGAAGTGAACCACATTTTTTACTTATAACTTTTTGGTTCATGAACTTACAGTTGCTATTGCACACAAATTATTTGATCCACCAAGATCATCCAAATTTTCACACAAGCCTATATACGGAGGACAATTCCAGTAAAGGACACCAAAGGAAATTCGCACACCACTTTCCTTTATCCCAATTTAAgcatctttatttttttattatttttttgtcttttattccattaattttcatttattttaattaaaaaacaaagaaaaacatTTCTAGTAGCTCTCTTCAAAACTCTTAATTTTTTTCTCGTCAAAATCCTCCATTTTAGGTGTTCGCTTGTCCCCTTCAACCGCGAATTAAACCCCTCTATTTTTCTCTCTCTCATATCAAAACCACAACTTCTTCTCTCACTCTTCTCTCTTTACACACACATTTCCCTCACTATACTCTCTTACTTTAATTTCTTCACCTCATTTTTGCCTTAACagaaaacaaaaataaataaataagaaggcAAATTTTAAACCATGGAAGCACCAGAATTCTACAACCAGTCTGGGTTTTGCTCGCAATTTGCAAATGAAAAGCATCATTCTTTGGATTCTAAGCCCAGttgtggaggaggaggtggtggtggtggtggtggtggtggtgaccaTTTCATCGTCGAGGACCTTTTGGACTTCTCCAATGAGGATGCCGTTATCACCGACGGTGACGCTTTCGATACCCTTGCTGGAAACTCCGCGGACTCTTCCACCGTTACTGCGATTGATAGCTGCAATTCCTCGTCTTTCTCGGGATGTGAGCCTTGCTTTAATGGAGATATTGGGTCCCGCAATTTTGCTGACGTTCAATTCTCCAGCGACCTTAGTGTCCCGGTAATTCCATTCTCCATGCACCATAGAGAAAGTCTTGTATTTctgttataattaatataatcttttttttttttaatattgaatTATGGTTGGTTGCCAAGAAAACGTAGAATTGGAGAGAAAAAGTTTTATGCAgattagtaaaaaaatttttcCTTTATGAGAGAAAAACTGACGCTTAATTTAAGCAATTCAAAGGGCAGAAATCAAATCACTAAagatttctttcttctttttttttttttttttttgaaatagtaTGATGATTTAGCTGAGCTTGAATGGCTGTCCAATTTCGTGGAGGAATCCTTCTCCAGCGAGGACTTGCAAAAGCTCCAGCTGATATCAGGCATGAAAGCTCCACCCCGAGAATCATCAGAGACCCGAAATTTCCATCCCAACTGCAATGGTGACGAGAGCAACAACGCTGCAGCCACAAATAACAACAGCCCAATTTTCCGCCCTGAAATGTCCGTCCCAGCTAAAGCTCGTAGCAAGCGCTCTCGAGCTGCCCCATGCAATTGGGCCTCTCGCCTCCTCGTCCTCTCTCCTACCACCTCATCATCGGACTCTGAAATCGTCGTTTCCCCAACCCACCATCCTAATTCCGGGAAAAAGACAGTAAAAATTCCGGCACCAAAGCGAAGAGAAGGTGAAGATGGGGGAGCTGGGAATGGCGATGGGCGTAAATGCCTGCATTGCGCCACCGACAAGACACCGCAGTGGCGGACCGGACCAATGGGTCCAAAGACGCTGTGCAACGCTTGCGGAGTGAGGTATAAATCGGGCAGGTTGGTGCCTGAATATCGGCCAGCGGCGAGCCCAACGTTTGTGCTGACTAAACACTCAAACTCACACCGGAAGGTGCTGGAGCTTCGGCGTAAGAAGGAGTTGCTAAGGGCCCAGCAGCAACAACAGCAGCAATTTCTCCATCACCATCAGAACATGGTTTTTGATGTATCCAGTGGGGATGATTACTTGATTCATCAACACATGGGGCCCGATTTCAGGCAGCTGATCTAGTAACGTAGAGAAAGGGCCGATTCAGGTTCATGTGGGATCTACTGATGATTTAGCAGCGAAATTCGTTAGTGAATTTCGTTAATTCTTCTAATTTTGCCTAACTTCCGTGGATTTTCTTAAACTCTTTctcattattattatcattattattgttTTTATTATATCTTTTTCTCTCGAGTTTCCTTTGGTTTGCCAAAGTTGGCAAGCTCCGTGGAAAGTGGAAACTGAGTCTTTCGTGTAATTcaggttttttcttttttttttttctttttagataaagtgaattttttttaatatatatatattacattttaataaaattattaaaatttaagaaataattttctcttttaaaaaaattaaatcattttatttaaaaaataatttatttttttaatttaaaaaatatttttattgactTATTTCTAAAGTGTCATAAACAATAAAAaatgtataaaatatatataaaaaaaaggttTTTCGTAAAACAAAGTGAGGCTAAATGAAAGAAAATCTAAAGAAAATTGAGTGTCAATAGAAGGAATAGAGAAGCAAGTGGCACCACATCTCTAAGTAGTATAAGTGACCACTCTTATAATTAGCTTTGTTTTAAGCATGTGATAACTAATTAAGTCATAATTTGACATTTTCATTTGTTGACATCTTAAGTGATAGCTCTCCAACCTACCTAGCTATATAtccttgaaaaaaaattttaccactTAAAAATGCTTATTAAATCTATAAAAACttcacatttttcatttatttttaaatgtgataaataaataaataatgagaAATTATAAAAAGTATCATGTGATTTCATTCATTTTTTATTTCAGAATTTGTAATTCATTTTGTAATAAATTGGTATTCTAAGGTTTCACTCCGTTAATAAATCATgacatttcatttttctttgttaaTATTTGTTAATGtggcattaaatatttaattaaaaattatttttattataactaTGGGCCAACaaattcttcttcctcttcttactTCTTTGAACTTGGGAAACAAATGATACTCAAGCTGAAATTTCAATCATATCACCAACCAGCAGTCTATTATACTACCTTGGTACAACTAGGCAACTAACACATTCATTATCGATGGGGAATGGGAGAGAAGTATAAAATACTCACttctagaaattatatttaaggtcattccaatattaaaaataaataaataaatattttgtacTCAAAGCATTCCAAAATGA belongs to Hevea brasiliensis isolate MT/VB/25A 57/8 chromosome 4, ASM3005281v1, whole genome shotgun sequence and includes:
- the LOC110671083 gene encoding GATA transcription factor 12, coding for MEAPEFYNQSGFCSQFANEKHHSLDSKPSCGGGGGGGGGGGGDHFIVEDLLDFSNEDAVITDGDAFDTLAGNSADSSTVTAIDSCNSSSFSGCEPCFNGDIGSRNFADVQFSSDLSVPYDDLAELEWLSNFVEESFSSEDLQKLQLISGMKAPPRESSETRNFHPNCNGDESNNAAATNNNSPIFRPEMSVPAKARSKRSRAAPCNWASRLLVLSPTTSSSDSEIVVSPTHHPNSGKKTVKIPAPKRREGEDGGAGNGDGRKCLHCATDKTPQWRTGPMGPKTLCNACGVRYKSGRLVPEYRPAASPTFVLTKHSNSHRKVLELRRKKELLRAQQQQQQQFLHHHQNMVFDVSSGDDYLIHQHMGPDFRQLI